The following is a genomic window from Polycladomyces subterraneus.
TTCATTAGAAAAATGGGGGAGCGCGAGGGGGCTGTAATCCCCCTCAATTTATTGAGGGGATACACGGACCCCCTCGCATTTTTTATAGATTGACAATTCCGTTATATTGGTATTACCATAATGGTATGAAAAAAGAGTCTTGGAAGTCAACAGGATCAGCAGTTTATAACCTAAATTATCATTTTGTATGGTCTACCAAATATCGAAGGAGGGTACTGAACGAATCGATTGGAGCAACATTGAAAGAGTCGATCATCCA
Proteins encoded in this region:
- a CDS encoding transposase, with product MKKESWKSTGSAVYNLNYHFVWSTKYRRRVLNESIGATLKESII